One Nitrospirota bacterium DNA segment encodes these proteins:
- a CDS encoding ATP-binding protein codes for MFTRSPVKTLSDALGKRLPVFQVLTGPRQVGKTTIAEQVMEALPFPSVYATADSPLPPGPEWIETNWRLAQVEFEKQKKPVVLVLDEIQKVRGWSEALKYWWDTRKRGHYDIRLLILGSSALLLQEGLTESLSGRFFLNRCMHWSFQECRESFGWDLIQWLYFGGYPGAAVFAENEQQWKRYVMDSLIETVLSRDVLQMSRITKPALMRHLFALAATFPAQILSYNKMLGQLQDAGNTTTLAHYLKLLESAFLVSGIESYSKGQIRKRGSSPKLILWNNALINAISSKTFRDAVGDAVWWGRLVENAAGAHLLNGLSSTEYSITYWREGDREVDFVVTRGKATWAIEVKSGRAGKLSGIALFRSKYTDAKALIVGAGGIPLEQFFLTNAHVWFTN; via the coding sequence ATGTTCACAAGGTCTCCCGTCAAAACGCTTTCTGACGCTCTGGGGAAACGGCTGCCGGTATTTCAGGTCCTGACAGGCCCGCGTCAGGTCGGAAAGACTACCATTGCCGAACAGGTAATGGAGGCATTGCCGTTCCCGTCTGTCTATGCAACAGCAGACAGCCCCCTGCCGCCGGGTCCGGAATGGATAGAGACGAATTGGCGGCTGGCGCAGGTTGAATTTGAAAAACAGAAAAAACCGGTCGTCCTTGTGCTTGATGAAATACAGAAGGTAAGAGGATGGAGTGAGGCGCTCAAATATTGGTGGGACACCAGGAAACGGGGACATTACGATATACGGCTGCTTATACTCGGCTCATCAGCACTCTTGCTGCAGGAAGGGCTTACGGAAAGCCTGTCAGGAAGATTCTTTCTTAACAGATGCATGCACTGGTCGTTTCAGGAATGCCGGGAGTCATTTGGCTGGGACTTAATACAATGGCTTTATTTCGGCGGTTATCCGGGCGCTGCTGTCTTTGCAGAGAATGAGCAGCAGTGGAAGAGGTATGTTATGGATTCTCTGATTGAAACTGTATTGTCCAGAGATGTACTACAGATGTCGAGAATTACCAAGCCTGCCCTTATGCGTCACCTCTTTGCCCTTGCGGCAACATTTCCCGCACAGATTTTATCCTATAACAAAATGCTTGGACAGTTACAGGACGCAGGCAATACTACAACCCTTGCCCATTATCTGAAGCTCCTTGAGTCTGCATTTCTTGTCAGCGGTATTGAGTCATACTCAAAAGGACAGATAAGAAAACGCGGCAGCAGCCCGAAGCTCATACTCTGGAATAATGCACTGATAAATGCCATTTCATCAAAGACCTTTCGCGATGCGGTCGGAGATGCCGTATGGTGGGGCCGCCTTGTTGAAAATGCGGCAGGTGCCCACCTTCTGAATGGGCTTTCCAGTACCGAATATAGTATTACTTACTGGCGGGAAGGTGACAGAGAGGTTGATTTTGTTGTTACACGTGGAAAAGCAACCTGGGCTATCGAGGTAAAAAGCGGCCGGGCAGGAAAGCTGTCCGGGATAGCGCTATTTCGGAGCAAATACACTGATGCAAAGGCCCTTATCGTGGGCGCCGGCGGCATCCCCCTCGAACAGTTTTTCCTGACTAATGCCCATGTGTGGTTTACAAACTGA
- a CDS encoding alcohol dehydrogenase catalytic domain-containing protein, whose protein sequence is MWLIGKRVVGEINIGCTTCSYCRMGMQNHCPNRSVLGILDKDGVFAEYLTLPIANLHVIPDSVTDEEAVFVEPLVATFEILQQVAIRPDHEICVLAN, encoded by the coding sequence ATATGGCTGATTGGTAAGCGTGTTGTTGGGGAGATCAATATCGGTTGCACTACGTGTTCCTATTGCAGGATGGGGATGCAGAATCACTGTCCAAACCGTTCAGTCCTTGGCATCCTGGATAAGGATGGTGTGTTTGCAGAATACCTGACCCTGCCTATTGCAAACCTCCATGTAATTCCGGATTCTGTGACCGATGAAGAGGCGGTCTTCGTTGAGCCTCTTGTTGCAACATTTGAGATCTTACAACAAGTCGCGATTAGACCGGATCATGAAATCTGCGTTCTTGCTAATTGA
- a CDS encoding plasmid pRiA4b ORF-3 family protein, protein MKKKFDNVFIFKVTLKGIAPPVWRMIAVPDNYTFWDLHVAIQDAMGWLDCHLHHFEIRNPGTGAKEYIGIPDEEGLMPMKMLTGWKKKIADYFLKRKTKSDYIYDYGDNWEHSVELENILSRQEGIKYPLCIDGQRACPPEDCGGRHGYEDFLEAIMDPNHREHEELLRWAGGDFDPEHFDSRNVHFDNPAKRLRMLTSIE, encoded by the coding sequence ATGAAGAAGAAATTTGACAACGTATTTATATTTAAGGTTACTTTAAAAGGCATAGCGCCACCAGTATGGAGGATGATAGCTGTCCCGGATAACTACACCTTCTGGGATTTACATGTGGCAATTCAGGATGCTATGGGGTGGCTTGATTGCCATCTCCATCATTTCGAAATACGAAACCCCGGAACGGGGGCAAAAGAATACATCGGTATTCCGGATGAAGAGGGTTTGATGCCAATGAAGATGCTGACAGGATGGAAAAAGAAGATAGCAGATTATTTCCTGAAAAGAAAAACGAAGTCAGATTACATATATGATTATGGTGATAACTGGGAGCACTCAGTGGAATTGGAAAATATCCTTTCGCGGCAAGAGGGAATCAAATATCCATTATGTATAGATGGTCAAAGGGCGTGTCCGCCTGAGGACTGCGGCGGTAGACATGGCTATGAGGATTTCCTGGAGGCTATAATGGATCCAAATCATAGAGAACATGAAGAATTGTTAAGATGGGCCGGCGGGGACTTTGATCCTGAACATTTCGACAGCAGGAATGTACACTTCGATAACCCTGCGAAAAGACTCCGGATGCTTACATCAATAGAGTAA
- a CDS encoding BrnT family toxin: MEFEFDPEKSNINKIKHGIDFTEAQAIWDDPDFIEIPVKVSDEPRFMVIGKISDKHWSGVITYRTEKIRIISVRRSRKEEADLYENS; encoded by the coding sequence ATGGAGTTCGAGTTCGACCCAGAAAAAAGTAATATTAACAAGATCAAACATGGGATCGATTTTACAGAAGCTCAGGCGATATGGGATGATCCTGACTTTATTGAGATTCCGGTAAAGGTCAGTGATGAACCAAGGTTTATGGTTATCGGGAAAATATCAGATAAACACTGGTCAGGAGTTATCACCTATCGGACTGAAAAGATAAGAATTATTTCAGTACGGCGTTCAAGAAAAGAGGAGGCTGATCTATATGAAAACTCGTGA
- a CDS encoding CopG family transcriptional regulator — MKTREFEKKFDEGKEDVTKYLDISKARRPAQEQKRVNVDFPLWMIHQLDKEARRLGVPRQSIIKVWVAERLEKVS; from the coding sequence ATGAAAACTCGTGAGTTTGAAAAGAAATTTGACGAAGGCAAAGAGGATGTTACAAAATACCTCGATATATCAAAAGCGAGGAGGCCTGCGCAGGAACAGAAAAGAGTTAACGTTGATTTCCCTTTATGGATGATTCATCAGTTGGATAAAGAAGCAAGACGTTTGGGAGTGCCCCGTCAATCTATCATAAAAGTATGGGTAGCAGAGCGGCTTGAAAAAGTATCTTAA